The Comamonas testosteroni genome contains the following window.
ACCGCAGCGGATGCGACCACCAAGTATGTGTCCGAGCAACCCGGGCGTTCCGTGCTGATCGCCGCCGCGACCGGCGCAGCCCTGGCGACGGCCTTCTTTCTGGGTCGCTCGCGCAGGAAATAACTCTTGGAACGTGCCGACGTTCCAAGCTTTCGCAGGCCTGCTCTGCGCCTTTTCAAAACCAAGGGAGAACCATATGAAGAATCTGACTCGCGCTTTGGCTTTCAGTCTGGTCGCTGCGACGACCGTGCTGGGTACCACGGCCTGTTCGGTTGCCCGTGACCAGCAGACTGTGGGCTCCTATGTGGATGACGCAGGCATCACCACTGCGGTGAAAGCCAAGATGGCCGAAGACAAGAATGTCTCCGCAACCGCCATCAGCGTCGAAACCATGAACGGCACTGTGCAGCTGTCGGGCTTTGCCAAATCCGAAGCAGAAAAAGCCCGAGCCGGCGAAATTGCCCGCACGACCAAGCATGTGCGTGAAGTGCGCAACAGCATCGTGGTCAGACCCTGATGATGCGCGCCTGAAGCAAGACTCTTTCTGAGGGCCTCACTTCCCGCCACAAAGCCAGCTTTTGAGCTGGCTTTGTTTTTTCCTACACCCGGCGGCTGACTTCGCCATTAAAGTGCTCGAATGCAAGTTTTCAACTGCGAAGCCTGCGGGCACCTGATCTATTTTGAAAGCCTGCAATGCGTGCATTGCGGTGCAAGCCAGGCCTTTCTGCCCGATCAGCTGCGCGTCGGCATTCTTCCCTCGGTCGGAGGCCACGACGCACGCTATCGCCCCTGCGCCCACCGCCACAACATCAGCCTGTGCAATTTTGCGATCGAGGCTTCAGACCCGCAGCCACTGTGCGTTTCCTGCCGACAGACCGAATGGCTGCCCGACGGAGGCGATCCCGCCAATGAACTGCGCTGGGCCAAGATCGAGGTCGCCAAGCGCAGGCTGTTCTACACCCTGGCCAAGCTGGGTCTGCTGGACCCGCATGGGCACCGCGTGGCCGAGCCGCGCTTTTCCCTGCTCGCAGACCTTCCCGGTCAGAACCCCGTCATGACCGGCCATGCCAGCGGCATGATCACGCTCAATGTCGTCGAGGCCGACGACGATGAGCGCACCAAACGCCGCCAGGCCTTGCACGAGCCCTATCGCACGCTGATAGGACATCTGCGTCACGAATCGGGACATTTCTACTGGGATCAGCTCATAGCGAACAGCGAGTATCTGGAGCGCTTCAGAGCATTGTTTGGCTATGAGAATCAGGACTATGCCCAGGCGCTGCAGCGCCATTACGGCAAGAATCCGCTGGACAACAGCTGGCGCGGCCAGTTCATCAGCGCCTATGCCACGTCCCACCCCTGGGAGGACTGGGCCGAAACCTGGGCTCACTATCTGCACATGGTGGACTTGCTGGAGACCGCCGCCAGCTACGGCACCTGCATTACCGTGCCGGACATCCCCGGCGCGGGCCAGCAACTCATTCAAAACCCGCTGGGGCCGGTGCCGCCCGATTTTTCGGTGATGCAATCCCAGTGGGTGCCGCTGACCCTGCTGCACAACAGTCTCAATCGCAGCCTCGGCCATGGCGACGCCTATCCCTTTGCCATTTCCGGCCCGGCCTGGGACAAGCTGCGCTTCGTACACGAGACCATCAGCAGCTATCGCAGCAGGGCGACTAGCCAGGGACGCTGAAAGCTCAGACCTTGCGGCCGACCTTGAGCATCAGGCGCTCATGCACGCCCTTGGAGACAAACTTGTCCACATCGCCATTGAGCGTGGCAATCTCGCGCACAAAGGTGGAGCTGATGAACTGATAGCGATCGCTGGGCGTGAGGAACACGGTTTCCACTTCAGGCATCAGCGTGCGGTTCATGCCGGCAAGCTGGAACTCATAGTCGAAGTCCGTCACCGCGCGCAGGCCGCGTACCATGGCCTTGGCACCGCGCGCGAGCACGAAATGCGCCAGCAGTCCGTCAAAGCTCTCCACCTCCACCTGCGGATAATTGGCACAGGACTCGCGCACCATGGCAATGCGCTCCTCCAGCGTGAACAGCGTCTTTTTGTGATGGCCTGCCGCCACGGCCACGATGACCTTGCCAAACAGCTGTGCAGCCCGGCGCACCACATCTTCATGCCCCAGCGTGATCGGGTCAAAGGTTCCGGGGTAAACAGCAATCAGGTCCTGGCTCATGGCTTATCTCTCTCCTGCGGGTCTTGATGAGGGTGAGGGCTGCTGCAGTGCAGCGTAAAGAGATTATGCATTCAGGCCTGAAGAGTGCTGACCCATGCAAAAAAGAGCTGCTGGCGCCTCTGCTCGAAGCGCCGGCAGCTCCCGGTTCGGCAGCAAAGCCCTACTGCTTCTTCAGCAGATGCGCATGAACGGCGCCGGCCTTCAGATAGCGATGCAGCGCAAGCCCCATCTCCAGCAGGCGCTCCTCGGCCCAGGCCTCGGGGGCTTCCAGGTAAATGAAGCCGTCGTCGTTCAAGGCCGCGGTGGCAGCCTTGAGCGCGGGCTCGAACAGCTCGGTCTGACCGAAGGGCGGGTCCAGCAAGATCAGATCCTGGCCCGCCACGGTCTTCAGGCAGCTCAGCGCATCACCGCGCTGCACCTTGACCATCCTGGCATCGAGCTTCTGCTGCAGACGCTGCAGCTGCTGCACCAGGGCCGCATCCTGCTCGTTCATGATGACGCTGGTCGCGCCGCGCGATGCGGCCTCGAAACCCAGTGCCCCCGTGCCCGAAAAGGCGTCGACACATTTCCAGTTGCTCAGATCCTGACCCAGCCAGTTGAACAGGGTCTCGCGCACGCGATCGGGCGTGGGCCGCAGGCCGGGCTTTTGTGCCACGGCCAGACGCGTGCGACGCCATTGCCCGCCGATGATGCGAATTTCACCGGCCCCCGTGGCGGCCGGCTTGGCTGCGGCAGGCTGGGCGGCCTTGGCTCCGGGGCGAGCCGGACGGCTGGCTGCCAATTCCTGTGCCTTGCGTTCGGACTCGTGAATCATCTTGTCCAGTGCCTTGCGGCCTGCGGGGGTGTGTAGCTTGATGGCACTGCGGCTCATGGCTTGGCTCCGAGAGTGATGGTGACCATGCGCTCGGGCTGGACCATGCGCTGCATCGCCTCCTTCACGTCCTTGGTGGTCAGAGCCTGAACGCGATCAGTCCAGTGCTCCAGATAGTCGAGCGGCAGGCCATTCCAGGCGATATTGGCCACATTGCCCAGCAGCTTGCGATTGCTGTCTATGCGCAAGGCAAAGCCGCCGATCAGATTGTCCTTGGCCGCCTTGAGCTCCTTGTCGCTAGGACCTTCGGCTATGAATTTGCGCAACACGTCCTGCGAGACCTTGAGCGCCTCGGCCGCCTGATCGGGGCGGGTCTGCAGGCCGATGATGAAGGCGCCGCGATCCGGGCCCGGCGAGAAGTCGCTGGAGACACCATAGGTCAGGCCCCGCTTCTCACGCACCTCTTCCATCAGCCTGGAGGTGAAGCCGCCGCCGCCCAGAATGTGGTTGCCCACCATCACGGCGAGAAAATCGGGGTTGTTGCGCGCAATGCCGGGCTGACCTATGAGCACCTGGGCCTGGGCCGACTCGAACGGAATGTTCTCGACCTTGGCTTGCTGCAGGTCCTGTACCTTGCCCACGGCAGGCAGCGGCGGGCAGTCGTTGCCATTGGTGGCCTGCAGCGGTCCCAGCAACTGCTTGACCATGGCATCGGCCTGCTGGCGATTGACCGCTCCCACCACGCTGACCTTGGCGCGGCAGGCGGCAATCAGCTTGCGGTGAAAGTCCTGCATGGCCGAAACATCGATCCGGCCCAGGCTGTCGACCGTGGTCTGATAGCCATAGGGCGAGCTGCCGAACACGGCCTTGCGGAAGGCCTTGGAGGCCACGGTGCCGGGACGGGTGTCGGCTTCCTTGATGGAGGCGCTCCAGCGCTCGCGATCACGCTGCCACACGGCTTCCGGCCAGCTTGGCGAGGCAATCTGGCGCGCCGCCAGGGCCACGGCCTTTTGCTGCAGATTGGGCTCGGTCAACGTGCGCAGGCCATAGCTGAAGCTGTCGCGCCCTGCACTGGCGCCAAAGCTGGCCCCCAGGTCGGCCCAGGCCTGACCCAGGCCGTTTTCATCCAGCGCAGGCGCATCGCCTGCCGCCTTGACGCCCTTGGAGGACATCATGGCCACGGCTGTCGCAAGGCCCACCTTGTCCTCGGGATCTCGGCGACTGCCGGCGTCGAAGTCCACCTGCACATCCACCATGGGAATGCCGGGACTTTGCACCAGCCAGACCTGGGCGCCACTGGGCTGGATCCAATGCTCTATCGGCAGCAAGGCCCAGGCAGATTGGGTTAAAAAACCCATTCCAGCGCTTACTACAAAAGCGCCAGCAGCTATCTTTTTCATAGTTTTCATAGGTTTCTCCGCTGCGCTCAGTGCATGGATTTATCTGCATCCGCCTTGCCCGACATGGGACGCTGGGGCTTGCTACCCGCCGGCAGAGGCTGAGGCACCAGGGTGCCGACAGTAAGCTGGTCATCGCCAAAATATTTGGCGGCCACGGCCTTCACATCGTCAGAGGTGACTTTGCGCAGTTCGGCCAGCAGCTTGTCCTCGGCATCCAGCGGCATGTTCTGGATCCAGTAGTTGCCCAGGTTCTGGGCCTGGCCCATGACGGAATCACGCTCATAGACGTTGGAAGCCATCCACTGCGTCTTGACGCGCTCCAGTTCATCGGCCTGCACGCCCTCATCAGCCACCTTCTTGATCTGGGCACGCAGCGCAGCTTCCACATCGGCCGCGGTCTTGCCCTGGGCCGGAACGCCGGTCAGCATGAACAGGCTGGGCCCGCGCCCCATCATGTTGGCCGAGCTGCCGGCACTGTCGGCCACGCGGCCATTGGCCTGGCCTTCGCCCTGCACCAGGGCGCGCTCCAGGCGAGCGCCGTCATAACCGTCAAGCACGGCAGACAGCACCAGCAGCGCCAGCGCGTCCTTGTCCTCTGGCTGCAGCTTTTCAACGTTCTTCAGGGTAGGCGTGCGATAGGCCATGGCGATAAAGGCCTGCTCGGCAGGCTGCTTGACCTCGATGCGGCGCACGCCGATCTGTCTGGGTTCGGTCTGCGGCTTGCGCTGCGGCAATGCGCGCGCAGGAATGCTGCCATAATACTTCTCGGCCCAGGCACGCACCTGGTTGACGTTCACATCGCCCACCACCACGACGGCCGCGTTGGCCGGCACATACCAGCGCTTGTGGAAGTCGCGCACATCGCCGGGCGTCATGGAGTTCAGGTCGCTCATCCAGCCCACCACGGGGCGGCGATAGGGCGAGGCCATGAAGGTGGCCGCCATCAGCTGCTCCATCAGCATTGCGCGGGGCTGGTCGTCGGTGCGCATGCGGCGCTCTTCCTTGATGACCTCGATTTCCTTCTTGAATTCGGAGTCCGGCCACTGGTTGTTGGCAAAACGGTCGGACTCCAGCTTCATCACGTCTTCCAGACGGTTGGACGGAATCTGCTGGTAATAGCCGGTGTAGTCACGCCAGGTGAACGCGTTTTCCTGGCCGCCCAGCGCCGCCACGCGACGCGAGAAGTCTCCGGGCTTGACGCTTTTGGAGCCCTTGAACATCATGTGCTCCAGCGCATGGGCCACGCCCGTGGTGCCGTCGACCTCGTCCATAGAGCCCACACGCACCCAGACCATGTGCACGACCGTAGGCGCGCGCCGGTCGGGCTGCACGATCAGCTGCATGCCGTTCTTCAGCGTGAACTGCTGCACTTGCGGCGCTGCAGCCGTGGCGGCAGCAGGCACAGGTTGCGACGATGCGCCCGGTGCAGCCAAGGCTGCCCCAGCGCTCAAACAGGCCATTAAGCCCAGTACAGGGAGTGCGCGTACATGTTTCATAGAATGATGCGATTCTAAAAACCCGCCAATGTTCAGTTTTTTCAAGAAAAAGCCCAATTCACCCGATGCGGTGAACACCACGCCCGCTGCCGAGGCAGCCGCGGCGCCCGCTCCTGCTACGCAAACCAGGCCCGCTCCACAGGATACGCCTGCTACGCCTGCCGAAAATGGCAGCAGCTCCTGGTGGCGCAAGCCCTTTGGTGGCGGCGCGACGGCCAAGGCCGGCGAAGATCAGCCTGCTACTCAGGATTTTGTAGCAGCCCCCGAGCCTACCGCAAAGCCGCAAGCCCCAAATTCCCGTCAAAGCTGGATGGAACGCCTGAAAGCCGGTCTGCGCAAGACCGGCTCCAGCATTGCCACCGTCTTTACCGGCACGCAGATCGACGACAGGCTCTATGAAGAGCTGGAGGACGCGCTGCTGATGGCCGACACCGGCGTCAAGGCCACCCAGCATCTGCTGGAAGACCTGAAACGCCGCGTCAAGGAAACCAAGACCACCGAGCCCGCCGCCGTCAAGGCGCTGCTGGCCGATGCGCTGACCGATTTGCTGAAGCCCCTGGAAAAGCCGCTGAGCATCGGCGAGCACACACCGACCGTCATCATGGTGGCCGGCGTCAACGGTGCAGGCAAGACCACGTCCATCGGCAAGCTGACCAAACATCTGGCCGACAGCGAGCAATCCGTGCTGCTGGCCGCCGCCGACACCTTCCGCGCCGCCGCGCGTGAGCAGCTCGGCGTCTGGGCCAATCGCAACACCGTGGAGATCATCAGCCAGGACGGTGGCGACCCCGCCGCCGTGAGCTTCGATGCCGTTTCCGCCGGCAAGGCGCGCAAGAAGGATGTGGTGCTGGTCGATACGGCCGGACGCCTGCCCACGCAGCTGCATCTGATGGAAGAGCTCAAGAAGATCAAGCGCGTGGTGAACAAGGCCGACGGCACGGCGCCGCACGAGGTGCTGCTGGTGATTGACGGCAATACCGGCCAGAACGCCCTGACCCAGGTGCGCGCCTTCGACGATGCGTTGCAGCTCACGGGCCTGATCGTCACCAAGCTCGACGGCACGGCCAAGGGCGGCGTGCTGGCCGCGATTGCGCAGGAGCGCCCCGTGCCCGTCTACTTCATCGGCGTGGGCGAGAAGATCGAGGATCTGGAAACCTTCAGCGCACGCGAGTTCGCCCAGGCCCTGCTGTCCTGAA
Protein-coding sequences here:
- the rsmD gene encoding 16S rRNA (guanine(966)-N(2))-methyltransferase RsmD; its protein translation is MSRSAIKLHTPAGRKALDKMIHESERKAQELAASRPARPGAKAAQPAAAKPAATGAGEIRIIGGQWRRTRLAVAQKPGLRPTPDRVRETLFNWLGQDLSNWKCVDAFSGTGALGFEAASRGATSVIMNEQDAALVQQLQRLQQKLDARMVKVQRGDALSCLKTVAGQDLILLDPPFGQTELFEPALKAATAALNDDGFIYLEAPEAWAEERLLEMGLALHRYLKAGAVHAHLLKKQ
- a CDS encoding zinc-binding metallopeptidase family protein, giving the protein MQVFNCEACGHLIYFESLQCVHCGASQAFLPDQLRVGILPSVGGHDARYRPCAHRHNISLCNFAIEASDPQPLCVSCRQTEWLPDGGDPANELRWAKIEVAKRRLFYTLAKLGLLDPHGHRVAEPRFSLLADLPGQNPVMTGHASGMITLNVVEADDDERTKRRQALHEPYRTLIGHLRHESGHFYWDQLIANSEYLERFRALFGYENQDYAQALQRHYGKNPLDNSWRGQFISAYATSHPWEDWAETWAHYLHMVDLLETAASYGTCITVPDIPGAGQQLIQNPLGPVPPDFSVMQSQWVPLTLLHNSLNRSLGHGDAYPFAISGPAWDKLRFVHETISSYRSRATSQGR
- a CDS encoding BON domain-containing protein, translating into MKNLTRALAFSLVAATTVLGTTACSVARDQQTVGSYVDDAGITTAVKAKMAEDKNVSATAISVETMNGTVQLSGFAKSEAEKARAGEIARTTKHVREVRNSIVVRP
- the ftsY gene encoding signal recognition particle-docking protein FtsY, encoding MFSFFKKKPNSPDAVNTTPAAEAAAAPAPATQTRPAPQDTPATPAENGSSSWWRKPFGGGATAKAGEDQPATQDFVAAPEPTAKPQAPNSRQSWMERLKAGLRKTGSSIATVFTGTQIDDRLYEELEDALLMADTGVKATQHLLEDLKRRVKETKTTEPAAVKALLADALTDLLKPLEKPLSIGEHTPTVIMVAGVNGAGKTTSIGKLTKHLADSEQSVLLAAADTFRAAAREQLGVWANRNTVEIISQDGGDPAAVSFDAVSAGKARKKDVVLVDTAGRLPTQLHLMEELKKIKRVVNKADGTAPHEVLLVIDGNTGQNALTQVRAFDDALQLTGLIVTKLDGTAKGGVLAAIAQERPVPVYFIGVGEKIEDLETFSAREFAQALLS
- a CDS encoding M16 family metallopeptidase is translated as MKTMKKIAAGAFVVSAGMGFLTQSAWALLPIEHWIQPSGAQVWLVQSPGIPMVDVQVDFDAGSRRDPEDKVGLATAVAMMSSKGVKAAGDAPALDENGLGQAWADLGASFGASAGRDSFSYGLRTLTEPNLQQKAVALAARQIASPSWPEAVWQRDRERWSASIKEADTRPGTVASKAFRKAVFGSSPYGYQTTVDSLGRIDVSAMQDFHRKLIAACRAKVSVVGAVNRQQADAMVKQLLGPLQATNGNDCPPLPAVGKVQDLQQAKVENIPFESAQAQVLIGQPGIARNNPDFLAVMVGNHILGGGGFTSRLMEEVREKRGLTYGVSSDFSPGPDRGAFIIGLQTRPDQAAEALKVSQDVLRKFIAEGPSDKELKAAKDNLIGGFALRIDSNRKLLGNVANIAWNGLPLDYLEHWTDRVQALTTKDVKEAMQRMVQPERMVTITLGAKP
- a CDS encoding M16 family metallopeptidase is translated as MACLSAGAALAAPGASSQPVPAAATAAAPQVQQFTLKNGMQLIVQPDRRAPTVVHMVWVRVGSMDEVDGTTGVAHALEHMMFKGSKSVKPGDFSRRVAALGGQENAFTWRDYTGYYQQIPSNRLEDVMKLESDRFANNQWPDSEFKKEIEVIKEERRMRTDDQPRAMLMEQLMAATFMASPYRRPVVGWMSDLNSMTPGDVRDFHKRWYVPANAAVVVVGDVNVNQVRAWAEKYYGSIPARALPQRKPQTEPRQIGVRRIEVKQPAEQAFIAMAYRTPTLKNVEKLQPEDKDALALLVLSAVLDGYDGARLERALVQGEGQANGRVADSAGSSANMMGRGPSLFMLTGVPAQGKTAADVEAALRAQIKKVADEGVQADELERVKTQWMASNVYERDSVMGQAQNLGNYWIQNMPLDAEDKLLAELRKVTSDDVKAVAAKYFGDDQLTVGTLVPQPLPAGSKPQRPMSGKADADKSMH
- the coaD gene encoding pantetheine-phosphate adenylyltransferase, yielding MSQDLIAVYPGTFDPITLGHEDVVRRAAQLFGKVIVAVAAGHHKKTLFTLEERIAMVRESCANYPQVEVESFDGLLAHFVLARGAKAMVRGLRAVTDFDYEFQLAGMNRTLMPEVETVFLTPSDRYQFISSTFVREIATLNGDVDKFVSKGVHERLMLKVGRKV